The Bradyrhizobium sp. CCGB01 genome segment CGAGGAGCCGTCGCCGGGTGTCGGGATCGTGCCGTTCATCGACGACAGCGTGCCGTCGAAGTCGGTGCACATGTCGTTGTTGTAGTTGGTGTAGGGGATCGTCATCAGGTCGACGCCGGCAACCGCCGTCTTCACCGAGGAGAGGCTCGACGATAGCGCGGATATGGTCGTCAGGCCGATCGAGCTGCAATCGCTGCCCATCGTGTAGACCGCCATCCGGTACTGGTTGCTGACGAGCTGGCTCGCGGTCGCCGTATCCGTCAGCGACTGCGTTGCGTCACGCACCAGGTCGATCCGCATCTTGATCCCCAGCTTCTTGGCGATCGAGTAATAGCTCGAGGTCTGAAGCGTCTTCTTCGAGCTCGACGTATAGGTGTCGTGACAGGCAAAGGCGCAGCTGTCGGAGGTCGCGTTCTGCAAGGCCGTCATGTCGGCCGTGGTCGCGCCCAACCCCTGCGACGGCGAATTGTCCAGCAGCACGTAGAAGTCGATGTAGGACGGTAGCGAGGCCGCGGCGCTCGATGTTGCCGAGATCGCGAGCGTCTTGTAGCCCATGATTCCCATGAAATAAGTTGTCACGCTCGACGAGGCCGTTCCGGTGGCGGTGCGGGTGGTGACGCTGTCGGTCACGGTGATGGTCACGGAGCTCGTCGACAGGCCGAGCGCGGACATCTGTCCGGTGAAGGTGCTCACGGCATCGCTCTGTGCCGCCGATGCGGTCTTC includes the following:
- a CDS encoding TadE/TadG family type IV pilus assembly protein, which produces MITENAHRLLSRFATDRRGNIVIIFALSLLPLLSFVGAAIDYSLATRARAKLVAALDTAVLVATAKSEITKTASAAQSDAVSTFTGQMSALGLSTSSVTITVTDSVTTRTATGTASSSVTTYFMGIMGYKTLAISATSSAAASLPSYIDFYVLLDNSPSQGLGATTADMTALQNATSDSCAFACHDTYTSSSKKTLQTSSYYSIAKKLGIKMRIDLVRDATQSLTDTATASQLVSNQYRMAVYTMGSDCSSIGLTTISALSSSLSSVKTAVAGVDLMTIPYTNYNNDMCTDFDGTLSSMNGTIPTPGDGSSSSPQKWLFFVSDGVADYYYPSTCSKTVISSSGRCQEPLTTTICDTIKARGVKIAVLYTTYLAITNNSWYNTYIAPWRSSIGTKMQACATSGYYYEVSSDASISDALNALFQKAIAASHLTN